The genomic segment CGGTAATCGATAAACATATCTACTTGTTTTTGAGGTTGTGGATCGGTGAGATGGCGATGATTTGTTTTCTCAGTTCGTGGGGATCCGTTCTCTAGACCATCTCCGCTATCTAAGCTCTCGAGAAGATAATTAGAAGCATTCATCTCGAACGTATCGTCGGCTACGAAGAGTAACCCGGCTCCCGATTTGTTAGTTAATACACACCAATGCACGTCCGTGCGATGGTTGTTTTCTTGCGGACGAATATAAGGTTCATACATCTCTTTTACAGAAACACTATATTCTCCTACAAACTGAGAAGTGTGACGGTCTGCATAATTTTCTTTCGGTCCTCGTCCGTAATACGTAAGTCTGGTAAAATTATCCGGTAATTGCATGCGTAGTCCTACTCGCGGAATCATGGGAGTATCTTTACTCATGGCGACAAAGCGGTTATTTACATTGATAACGCCATTGGTAAAGACTTTGTAAGTAACTTCCCATTTAGCTTTTGTCTGTGGAAATTTATATACGCATTTCACCATGCAGCACTTATCTTTTTTGCCATTTGTGGTAGTGGAGCTTTCACCGGAGTCCTTTTCCATACTAACGCTGAATTCCGTTGCTATGGTTTCTTGATAGCTGGCCTCTTTCCATGCTTTTAATTTGATGGGTAGGTTGGCGCCATAGTCATTGTCTGTTGGTGCACGCCAAAAGAATGGATGTGGTCCCTGTTCCTGATAAATATATTCGAGCCCTTTATATTGGTAAGAAACCAGCATGCCACTTTTTTTATTGAATATCGCACGGAAATTCTTTCCTGACAGAGTAACTTGCATTGGCGTTTCGCTGATTATTGCAGGGGCTTGAGCTGTTGCTTGTGCCTTGGCAAACGGAAAGACACAAACTTGTTCGCGGGCTACTACGAAACCTATGGGTAAAAGCGGTTCTGCAGTACGAAGTTTAGCCGATAATTCTAGCTGAACATCTCCTGTAACCGGTCTCTTTTGCGGCAGATTTTTTAATTGTATAGTTGCTGTTTTGCCGGGTGCTATGCTGAGAATCAGTTTATCGGTGAAAATTACTTTGCCGTTGTGGCGAATTATATATTGAAAATCGTATTTATCGAGATTGGTGAAGAAGAATCCGTTATGCACATCAATTGTTCCCTTTACCTGATTGAAATTTAAGAACTTAATATTCTGGTAAACTTTCGCCATCTCTTCGGTTTGTGGTTTGGGAGTGCGATCGGGATAGACCAAACCGTTGATACAAAAATCGCCATCGGAAGGTGTACCTATAGGGCCGTAATCTCCCCCATAAGTCCAGTATTTTTGTCCGCTAGGAGTGGTTTCGGCAAAACCCTGATCTACCCAATCCCAAATGCAGCCTCCTTGTAATAACGGATACTTTTCTATGATATCCCAATAATCCTGAAAATTCCCCAGACTATTGCCCATGGCATGCGCATACTCGCACATAATGAGCGGACGATTTGAGTCGGGATTTTGTGCATACTTCTCTATCCAGTCAATGGTAGGATACATGGGGCAATAAATATCTGTATTCCATTCCAATCCTGCGCGTTCATATTGTACAGGGCGGTTATCTCGTTTTTTCAGCATCTCGTATGTGGTGTAGAAATTAATGCCGTTGCCGGCTTCGTTGCCGAGTGACCACTCAATGATACATGGATGATTTTTATCACGTTCATACATGTTGAGTGTTCGATAGACATGCGCTTTTCTGAATAACGGATTATTACCCAGTGTTCCGCCTACTCTCAAATCATAACCCATACCATGGCTTTCGATGTTTGCTTCGTCTATGACGTACATGCCATACTGGTCGCACAATTCATAAAAATGTTCTTGTTGCGGGTAATGAGAGGTGCGTATAGTATTAACATTACATTTCTTCCACAATTCGAAATCCTTCATCATTAGTTCTTCGGGCACATAATGGCCGGTATATTCATTGTGCTCATGAAGGTTTACGCCTTTTATCAGGATGGGCTTACCGTTGACTAATAGTTGCTTGTTTTTTATTTCTACTGTGCGGAAGCCTACTTTAACTGAAGTCGCTTCTATTACTTGCCCATTTTCGCTTTTCAGACTAATGATAAGCGTATAGAGGTTCGGCGTTTCTGCTGTCCATTGTAATGGAGAAGAAATAATATTTCGTCCGAAACGGATTTCGGCCTCCTTGTCTATAGTTGCCTTTGTGTTTGCTGAGGCTACAATTTCACCTTTTGCTGTCAGCAGGCGATAAGATACCATATTTGTTTTGGATGCATCAGTGGCATTGCTTAGCTTTACTGTTACATCCAGAAGACCGTTTTTGTATTGAGCATCCAGAGGAGACAGAACTTTGAAGTCGGATATACGTAGTTTGGGCTGTGCATAGAGATAAACTTCACGCTCGATACCGCTAATACGCCAGAAATCCTGACACTCCAGATAATTTCCGTCGGAGAAGCGAAAAACCTGTACGGCGATGATGTTTTTTCCTTTTTTAGCCAGTTTAGTTATGTTGAAACGTGCAGGAGTTTTTGAATCCTTATTCATCCCTACCAACGTTCCGTTCAGATAAAAATAGCTTGCACCACGGGTACCGTCTGCGCTGAGAAAAATATCCTTTCCTTCCCAATTATCAGGTATATTAAATTCTCGGAGGTAAGTTCCTGTAGGGTTCCATTCTTGGGGCACGAGAGGCGGGTTAGGTTTATTCCAATGGGGCTTGTATCCGGGAGAGATAAATACCCATGAAGTATTTACGTAAACAGGAAAACCAAATCCCTGCCGTTCCCAATTGCCTGGTACTTGAATGTCAGCCCATTGATTCGCACTTGTTTCCATATTTATGAAATTAGTAGGACGGTCGGCGAATTTCTCTACATACTTAAACTTCCATTTGCCATTTAATGAAAGCCGAAAGGTACCATCTTTGTGATTGTTTAGTTCAGCATCTCTTTCATTTGTATATGAAGTGAAGGTACTACGGGGAGCCTCTTTGTTGATGTTTGTGAGGTTTGGATCAGTTAGCTGTTCATAAGAGCAGGTATCTTGCTGTGCAATAGCATTAGTGCCCAGCAAACTTACTAAAGTGAGGATTAAGGCTTGTCTTTTCATGGTAGAATGGTGGATTTAAAGAGATTTTCGTGAATAAGGAAGAGATGTCTCGTTTATAACTTTACGCCGTCTCGTAACCATTTTTCCAGTTCTTCTGTCCATTGGCGTTTGTAAACGAAATTATCCCGGAACCCCCAACCGTGACCTCCCGTAGGATAAATGTGTAATGTAGCTGGAACCTTGTTCTTAAGTAAAGCGAGGTAATAATTAACGCTGTTTTCGGGCGGGACCGTTTTATCATCGGATGAGAGAGCAATAAATGCTTGTGGCGTTTCTGAGGTAACTTGCAATTCGTTAGAATATTTTTTAACTAACTCGGGTGCAGGACTTTTTGTGATCAGGTTCTCGCGTGAACCTGTGTGTGTATAAGTAGCATCCATGGTTATTACAGGGTAAAGTAGAATTTGAAAATCAGGGCGGGTCTCTTTATTGCTGTAGTGTGTGGCGAGAGTAGAAGCCAGGTGACCTCCGGCAGATGCCCCCATGATACCTATTTTATCAGTCTGAATATTCCATTCGGTAGCGTGTTGGCGAACGAGGCGGATGGCTTGTTCGGCATCAGAAAGAGGAACGTCATTATGTCCGTTTGGCATGCGATACTTTAACACAATGTACGTGATGCCCTGTGTGTTGAACCAAGCGGCCATATCATACCCCTCATGGTTCATAGCCAAGCGACTATATCCTCCACCCGGGCACATAATAATAGCTATTCCATTGGGCTTTTCGGCACGATAAACGGTTATATCCGGCACGATGATGTTACTTACTCGTCCGTCTTCTCCATCTTTTTCTTCTCCTGTTTGTCCGTTACTGTTCGGAGCCCCATTAGGCCATAAAGGTAATTCAATTGGTTTTTGTGCAAACAAGCTTGTAGTCATAAGCAATAGCACGGTTACTAAAATTGTTTTCATTTTTTATATAGATTTAAGAATAAGCAAACCCATAAAGGGTTTGCTTATTTTATTTTATTTTATTTATTTTTTCATGGATGCTTTGATAAAGTAAATGATTAGCAATGCGTAAGCACCCAGTGCCAGTACTTCCGACCAGGTATTCTGTATCCAGGCTTCCTGTACCAGATTAATGCCTCCAAATCGTAGGGCCGCACTAACAACTCCCATCAGAGCACCTCCGGCAATGAAACCTGAAGCCAGTAATGTTCCTTTCTCCCCACGTGCCGTATTGAGTGCAACATCTTTGCTGCGGCTAGTAACATACCAGTTAATGGCACCACCTACTACAAGTGGTATATTTAATTCTAACGGAATGAACATGCCCAGAGCAAAAGCCAATGCCGGAATTTTAAAGAATGTAAGCACAATGGCAATAACGGCCCCAATGCCATAAAGTAACCAGGGAGCTCCTACGCCATTCATCAACGGTTCTATAACGGCAGCCATGGCATTAGCCTGAGGGGCAGCGAGCTGTCCGCTGGTAAATCCGTATGTTTTATTAAGGATAATCATTACTCCTCCTA from the uncultured Bacteroides sp. genome contains:
- a CDS encoding glycoside hydrolase family 2 TIM barrel-domain containing protein, giving the protein MKRQALILTLVSLLGTNAIAQQDTCSYEQLTDPNLTNINKEAPRSTFTSYTNERDAELNNHKDGTFRLSLNGKWKFKYVEKFADRPTNFINMETSANQWADIQVPGNWERQGFGFPVYVNTSWVFISPGYKPHWNKPNPPLVPQEWNPTGTYLREFNIPDNWEGKDIFLSADGTRGASYFYLNGTLVGMNKDSKTPARFNITKLAKKGKNIIAVQVFRFSDGNYLECQDFWRISGIEREVYLYAQPKLRISDFKVLSPLDAQYKNGLLDVTVKLSNATDASKTNMVSYRLLTAKGEIVASANTKATIDKEAEIRFGRNIISSPLQWTAETPNLYTLIISLKSENGQVIEATSVKVGFRTVEIKNKQLLVNGKPILIKGVNLHEHNEYTGHYVPEELMMKDFELWKKCNVNTIRTSHYPQQEHFYELCDQYGMYVIDEANIESHGMGYDLRVGGTLGNNPLFRKAHVYRTLNMYERDKNHPCIIEWSLGNEAGNGINFYTTYEMLKKRDNRPVQYERAGLEWNTDIYCPMYPTIDWIEKYAQNPDSNRPLIMCEYAHAMGNSLGNFQDYWDIIEKYPLLQGGCIWDWVDQGFAETTPSGQKYWTYGGDYGPIGTPSDGDFCINGLVYPDRTPKPQTEEMAKVYQNIKFLNFNQVKGTIDVHNGFFFTNLDKYDFQYIIRHNGKVIFTDKLILSIAPGKTATIQLKNLPQKRPVTGDVQLELSAKLRTAEPLLPIGFVVAREQVCVFPFAKAQATAQAPAIISETPMQVTLSGKNFRAIFNKKSGMLVSYQYKGLEYIYQEQGPHPFFWRAPTDNDYGANLPIKLKAWKEASYQETIATEFSVSMEKDSGESSTTTNGKKDKCCMVKCVYKFPQTKAKWEVTYKVFTNGVINVNNRFVAMSKDTPMIPRVGLRMQLPDNFTRLTYYGRGPKENYADRHTSQFVGEYSVSVKEMYEPYIRPQENNHRTDVHWCVLTNKSGAGLLFVADDTFEMNASNYLLESLDSGDGLENGSPRTEKTNHRHLTDPQPQKQVDMFIDYRMMGLGGDNSWGATAHDQYLIRTGKQNVIEYGFTLIPFDRSTPFRSLVYKY
- a CDS encoding alpha/beta hydrolase is translated as MKTILVTVLLLMTTSLFAQKPIELPLWPNGAPNSNGQTGEEKDGEDGRVSNIIVPDITVYRAEKPNGIAIIMCPGGGYSRLAMNHEGYDMAAWFNTQGITYIVLKYRMPNGHNDVPLSDAEQAIRLVRQHATEWNIQTDKIGIMGASAGGHLASTLATHYSNKETRPDFQILLYPVITMDATYTHTGSRENLITKSPAPELVKKYSNELQVTSETPQAFIALSSDDKTVPPENSVNYYLALLKNKVPATLHIYPTGGHGWGFRDNFVYKRQWTEELEKWLRDGVKL